In Chanodichthys erythropterus isolate Z2021 chromosome 7, ASM2448905v1, whole genome shotgun sequence, a genomic segment contains:
- the LOC137023532 gene encoding zinc finger BED domain-containing protein 4-like, whose product MAAMPINRLGGRKRRDDLWTYFQYNSSERKTECIVLGDDGKCGHKLGGKNTTNLKRHLKAHHADIFSKIPVTRTPIQKSGCPNNDGAQTSIETAFAAGSKYKSNSVEQHVKEQALALWIGRTGLPACTVEDEDFIHMMETFDKRMTIPKRTKINNLVDKIYDDEKLKYKERLARARKIAIGLDIWTKKGLTASFLHSSLMNQMSPLAPTPRMNPSRQSDPEDSEVAVRERQRFGAIDMSRTPCVVHTLQLVVNMIQKDTSVNRLLSKVRGLVKLFRKSSVATERLLQMCQLTLIKDCPTRWSSTYQMISRLLQIKDSVVQVADGMSWDYLLSSEWHKLSALRDLLIPFAEHTQLLQSDTQSLSLVVPAILDLQGHLSEFPHAQGSSFKDLASLAIKMKANMDKRFSCFLDHTDSKFSPLAAAACFLDPTVAPEALLENDDEQIEALLRRSEDYLAQLVPPVVREEEAEDEEPAEGEESKEEQPHNKRPRFRFLSKPSRPSKSTISKPCVKEEIKKFKEQLSQPTNQETALEFWAAQGDYVYPSLKPIALDLLAMPASQAFAERVFSITGDLSRGRRNRARVILERSAFLKLNRGQ is encoded by the exons ATGGCGGCGATGCCAATAAACAGGCTTGGTGGTCGGAAACGACGAGATGATTTATGGACATACTTTCAGTATAattcatcagaaagaaaaacGGAATGCATAGTATTGGGAGACGACGGTAAATGTGGCCACAAACTAGGTGGGAAGAATACCACCAACCTCAAGCGGCACCTGAAGGCTCATCACGCTGATATTTTTTCGAAG ATCCCAGTGACCAGAACTCCTATACAGAAATCTGGTTGTCCAAATAACGACGGGGCACAGACATCTATCGAAACAGCCTTCGCCGCAGGATCTAAGTACAAGTCAAACTCTGTGGAACAACATGTCAAAGAACAAGCGCTCGCTCTTTGGATTGGACGCACTGGTCTACCTGCTTGCACAGTCGAGGATGAAGATTTCATCCACATGATGGAGACCTTTGATAAAAGGATGACCATAcccaaaagaacaaaaataaacaacttAGTTGACAAGATTTATGATGACGAAAAACTAAAGTACAAAGAGCGGCTTGCCAGAGCACGTAAAATAGCAATTGGGCTGGACATATGGACCAAAAAAGGACTTACAGCTTCATTTCTG CATTCAAGTCTAATGAACCAGATGAGCCCACTAGCTCCTACTCCGAGGATGAATCCATCGAGACAGAGTGACCCTGAAGATTCTGAGGTGGCTGTTAGAGAACGCCAGAG GTTTGGAGCCATAGATATGAGTAGGACCCCCTGCGTTGTACACACTCTACAACTTGTGGTGAACATGATCCAGAAAGACACTAGTGTCAACCGACTGCTGAGCAAAGTTAGAGGTCTTGTTAAGCTCTTCCGCAAGTCATCTGTGGCAACTGAGCGACTGCTGCAGATGTGTCAACTAACCCTGATCAAAGACTGCCCTACTAGATGGTCCAGCACATATCAGATGATATCACGGCTTCTCCAAATCAAGGACTCAGTAGTTCAGGTTGCGGATGGGATGAGCTGGGACTATTTACTGTCAAGTGAGTGGCATAAGCTGTCCGCTCTCAGAGATTTACTCATCCCCTTCGCTGAGCATACCCAGTTGCTCCAGAGTGACACACAGTCATTATCCCTTGTGGTGCCTGCCATTCTGGACCTGCAGGGTCACCTGTCTGAGTTCCCCCATGCCCAGGGATCTAGCTTTAAGGACCTCGCTTCCCTGGCAATTAAGATGAAGGCAAACATGGACAAGAGGTTCAGCTGCTTTCTTGATCACACTGACTCCAAGTTTTCACCTCTCGCTGCTGCTGCATGCTTCCTTGACCCGACAGTTGCACCTGAAGCACTCCTTGAAAATGATGATGAGCAAATAGAGGCACTTCTGAGAAGATCAGAAGATTATCTTGCTCAATTGGTGCCACCAGTTGTACGGGAGGAGGAGGCTGAAGATGAGGAGCCAGCGGAGGGAGAAGAATCCAAAGAAGAGCAGCCTCATAACAAGCGGCCCAGATTCAGATTCTTGTCCAAACCAAGCCGGCCTTCCAAGTCTACCATCTCAAAGCCGTGTGTCAAGGAGGAAATCAAGAAATTCAAGGAGCAGTTGTCACAGCCTACAAACCAAGAGACTGCCCTAGAATTTTGGGCTGCACAGGGAGATTATGTTTATCCGAGCCTAAAACCTATTGCCTTAGACCTTCTGGCCATGCCAGCATCTCAAGCATTTGCTGAGAGAGTCTTTAGCATTACAGGTGACCTCAGTCGTGGCCGTCGTAATAGAGCAAGAGTCATTTTAGAAAGAAGTGCTTTCCTGAAACTGAATCGAGGTCAGTAG